The following coding sequences are from one Desulfosporosinus orientis DSM 765 window:
- a CDS encoding MarR family winged helix-turn-helix transcriptional regulator, which translates to MSETPCNCMKLRRASLAITKLYDQYLQPAGLTVSQYSIMQSIRRSAPVSVSELAAKTQLDRTTMVRNLHPLEKQGIVLDVSKPGTRNRQLTLSKYGEDKLKSAELLWLQAQENVKTALGESDLATLAQLLLKVESLHVSESE; encoded by the coding sequence ATGAGCGAAACTCCATGTAATTGTATGAAGCTGCGCAGGGCTTCTTTAGCGATTACTAAACTCTACGACCAATATCTTCAGCCTGCTGGTTTGACAGTTAGTCAGTATTCGATCATGCAAAGCATTCGCCGGTCAGCACCCGTTTCCGTAAGCGAGCTTGCGGCTAAAACGCAGTTGGATAGAACGACTATGGTGCGAAATCTGCACCCTCTCGAAAAACAGGGTATTGTTTTGGATGTCTCAAAACCGGGTACTCGAAACCGCCAGTTGACTTTATCAAAATACGGTGAGGACAAATTAAAATCTGCAGAATTATTGTGGCTGCAGGCGCAGGAGAATGTTAAGACTGCACTGGGAGAATCTGACCTGGCGACTCTTGCTCAATTGCTTCTAAAAGTTGAATCGTTGCATGTATCGGAATCGGAGTAG
- a CDS encoding alpha/beta hydrolase: protein MQQIKFEIEGIPAVEWGEKKEHVFIAVHGNMSNKEDTVIKLLAEKAVEKDYQVLSFDLPQHGEREKIDIPCKVQICVNDLIAIMQYAKQHWKNISLFACSMGAYFSLLAYKEESLEQCIFLSPVVDMGRIISNMMMWFNVTPERLQKEQEIETPIGQILYWDYYCYVNQHPVDTWNVPTVVLYGAKDDLCEYETIGNFVKRFQCQLEVMQQGEHFFHTSEQLNVFQSWLKKYIV, encoded by the coding sequence ATGCAACAGATAAAATTTGAGATAGAGGGCATCCCAGCAGTTGAATGGGGAGAGAAGAAAGAGCATGTGTTTATTGCCGTGCACGGAAATATGTCCAATAAGGAAGATACGGTTATTAAATTACTTGCAGAAAAGGCTGTTGAAAAAGATTATCAGGTATTAAGTTTTGATTTACCACAGCATGGTGAACGGGAAAAAATAGATATTCCTTGTAAAGTACAAATTTGTGTAAATGACCTTATTGCTATTATGCAGTATGCAAAACAACATTGGAAAAACATAAGTCTGTTTGCTTGCAGTATGGGGGCGTACTTCAGCCTTTTGGCATATAAAGAAGAATCGTTAGAACAATGTATCTTCTTATCTCCTGTTGTGGATATGGGGCGTATCATTAGCAATATGATGATGTGGTTCAATGTAACTCCAGAGCGTTTGCAAAAAGAACAGGAAATAGAAACTCCGATAGGTCAAATTCTTTATTGGGATTATTATTGCTATGTAAATCAACATCCAGTAGATACATGGAATGTTCCCACTGTAGTTCTTTATGGTGCTAAAGATGATTTGTGCGAATATGAAACAATTGGAAATTTTGTTAAACGATTTCAATGTCAGTTAGAAGTTATGCAACAAGGTGAGCATTTTTTTCATACTAGCGAACAGTTAAATGTATTTCAGAGTTGGTTAAAAAAGTATATTGTTTAG
- a CDS encoding epoxyqueuosine reductase, whose amino-acid sequence MEGMGIAQVIRDKAYDLGYAGCGIISLERLHGYAEKLEERVRKVPESAGFYATQRRLIDPRKQFPWAKSVVVVAERYGTYKIPRELKGRIGRPYLFDGRVDAHSKEFKAGLQMESLMHSLGLKFASERKFGLVGLRWAALQAGIGRIRRNNFFYTKYGSWVTLYAWLTDQDMECTEAADLPECPTSCDRCIKACPTGSLSAPYTMSPMACVSFLTTFGGRNLPEEPLRSKFGNCIYGCDICQEVCPMNKGKWEESEEFPGLSQLAPFLTPEKIMEMDDEFYKDFVQPKFFYLKPDELWKWKVDTLCFMHNQYQEAYEPYILEACHSPHEKIREMAKSICQER is encoded by the coding sequence ATGGAAGGCATGGGAATAGCACAAGTAATACGAGATAAGGCTTATGACCTGGGATACGCCGGCTGTGGAATCATTTCCTTAGAGAGACTGCATGGATATGCTGAGAAGTTGGAAGAACGAGTCCGGAAAGTTCCCGAGTCTGCCGGATTTTACGCAACACAGAGACGTCTTATTGATCCGAGAAAACAGTTTCCCTGGGCAAAATCTGTTGTGGTTGTGGCGGAAAGATATGGGACATATAAAATACCCCGGGAGTTAAAAGGACGTATCGGGAGACCCTACCTGTTTGACGGCCGCGTTGATGCACACAGCAAAGAATTTAAAGCAGGGCTGCAGATGGAGTCATTGATGCACTCCCTCGGTTTGAAATTTGCATCCGAACGGAAATTCGGCCTGGTGGGTCTGCGCTGGGCTGCCCTGCAAGCCGGAATCGGACGGATTCGCAGGAATAACTTTTTTTACACAAAATACGGCTCATGGGTTACCTTGTATGCCTGGCTGACGGATCAGGATATGGAATGCACAGAAGCGGCTGATCTGCCTGAATGTCCAACTTCATGTGACCGATGTATAAAAGCCTGCCCGACAGGTTCCCTCTCTGCTCCGTATACCATGTCCCCAATGGCATGCGTTTCGTTTCTTACAACGTTTGGCGGGCGCAATCTCCCGGAGGAACCGCTCCGCAGTAAATTCGGAAATTGTATTTACGGGTGCGATATTTGCCAGGAAGTCTGCCCCATGAACAAAGGAAAATGGGAAGAGAGCGAGGAGTTTCCCGGTCTTTCCCAGCTGGCCCCTTTCCTTACACCGGAAAAAATCATGGAAATGGACGATGAATTTTACAAAGATTTCGTACAGCCCAAGTTTTTCTATTTAAAACCGGATGAGCTTTGGAAATGGAAAGTGGATACCCTTTGTTTTATGCACAACCAATATCAGGAAGCCTATGAACCTTATATTCTTGAAGCCTGTCATAGTCCCCATGAAAAAATACGTGAGATGGCAAAGAGCATCTGTCAGGAACGATAG